A stretch of Deltaproteobacteria bacterium DNA encodes these proteins:
- a CDS encoding type II toxin-antitoxin system PemK/MazF family toxin translates to MTVVGRGTVVLVELDPTVGHEQRGLRPCVVVSDPAVNADQRFPLIAVVPVTGTLGEGALYPQLSPGESGLTKPSCALVDHLRSIDKRRIRRIYGSLKSVELAAIDLGLELFLGLTPDS, encoded by the coding sequence GTGACCGTCGTCGGTCGCGGAACCGTCGTGCTGGTCGAGCTAGACCCCACCGTTGGGCACGAGCAGCGAGGGCTTCGTCCCTGCGTCGTCGTGAGCGACCCGGCCGTGAATGCCGACCAACGGTTCCCTCTCATCGCTGTCGTCCCCGTGACGGGTACGCTTGGCGAGGGCGCGCTGTATCCGCAACTCAGCCCCGGCGAGAGCGGTCTCACCAAGCCGTCGTGCGCGCTCGTCGATCACCTGCGATCGATCGACAAGCGCCGCATCCGGCGTATCTATGGCTCGCTGAAGAGCGTCGAGCTGGCGGCGATCGATCTAGGACTCGAGCTCTTCCTCGGGCTGACTCCCGATTCCTGA
- a CDS encoding trypsin-like serine protease produces the protein MLTSPRSFLPLLCLTAAAPLACAPDELAAPPSAASVARRALPIINGRDCSTQEYSSAVGLIAELTLSMEGQTVTVPMLICSGTLIAPDVVLTAAHCVGDELPLPKEVTVTKAEYYVSFQADLSALGGGAAAGLAGLPKDAIRVTSRHVNPGYGAAGGNESGGLGNVGDLGLVFLAKPVTAVRPAVVISAAEAKQLVRGAPVGIAGWGMQTPGADPLGGGPGGGPGGDPGQDEPGEAPHGRKRCGQAVLNELGAHEMQIGAGPETVRKCHGDSGGPTYFVAKTEAKIKERLIGVTSHAYDASDCAKGGVDTRVDAWLGWIEQELTDGCTSKERVWCEVKGIVPARHYDGPAPLLGRLTGTARVPPATAARPSTDPASVPEDTAPGAAGGCALSGARGASQEASTTAWLAIAVALVFAGRAARRARSRWDTSAR, from the coding sequence ATGCTGACATCCCCTCGCTCGTTCTTGCCGCTGCTCTGCCTGACGGCGGCCGCGCCCCTCGCGTGTGCTCCCGACGAGCTGGCCGCGCCTCCGTCCGCGGCGTCCGTTGCGCGTCGTGCGCTTCCGATCATCAACGGTCGCGATTGCAGCACGCAGGAGTACTCGTCGGCGGTCGGGTTGATCGCGGAGCTGACGCTCTCGATGGAGGGCCAGACCGTGACCGTGCCGATGCTGATCTGCTCGGGGACGCTCATCGCCCCCGACGTGGTGCTGACCGCGGCGCACTGCGTGGGGGACGAGCTGCCGCTGCCGAAAGAGGTGACGGTGACGAAGGCCGAGTACTACGTGAGCTTCCAGGCCGACCTCTCCGCGCTCGGTGGAGGCGCGGCCGCGGGCCTCGCCGGCCTGCCGAAGGATGCGATCCGCGTGACGAGCCGGCACGTGAACCCCGGCTACGGAGCCGCGGGCGGCAACGAGAGCGGGGGTCTCGGCAACGTGGGGGATCTGGGGCTCGTCTTCCTCGCGAAGCCGGTCACGGCGGTGCGGCCCGCGGTGGTCATCTCCGCCGCAGAGGCGAAGCAACTTGTGCGCGGCGCGCCCGTCGGTATCGCGGGCTGGGGCATGCAGACGCCGGGTGCGGATCCGCTGGGCGGCGGCCCTGGCGGCGGCCCTGGTGGCGATCCCGGCCAGGACGAGCCCGGGGAGGCGCCCCACGGGCGCAAGCGCTGCGGCCAGGCGGTGCTGAACGAGCTCGGCGCGCACGAGATGCAGATCGGCGCCGGGCCGGAGACGGTTCGGAAGTGTCACGGCGACTCTGGGGGACCGACCTACTTCGTGGCGAAGACCGAGGCGAAGATCAAGGAGCGGCTCATCGGCGTGACTTCGCACGCCTACGACGCCTCCGACTGCGCGAAGGGGGGCGTGGATACGCGCGTGGACGCGTGGCTCGGCTGGATCGAGCAGGAGCTCACGGACGGCTGCACGAGCAAGGAGCGCGTCTGGTGCGAGGTGAAAGGGATCGTTCCGGCGCGCCACTACGATGGACCGGCCCCCCTGCTCGGGCGCTTGACCGGGACAGCGCGGGTCCCGCCGGCCACAGCTGCACGGCCGTCAACCGATCCGGCGAGCGTGCCGGAAGACACCGCTCCCGGTGCGGCGGGCGGCTGCGCGCTGTCGGGTGCGCGGGGCGCCTCGCAGGAAGCCTCGACCACCGCCTGGCTCGCCATTGCCGTGGCCCTCGTCTTTGCCGGCCGCGCGGCACGACGGGCGCGCTCCCGGTGGGACACCTCCGCGCGCTAG